A single Anopheles maculipalpis chromosome 3RL, idAnoMacuDA_375_x, whole genome shotgun sequence DNA region contains:
- the LOC126562043 gene encoding solute carrier family 35 member C2: MVNIKYERVKQTIDQEGIPEEEIELETNRRGSSEHRQQDALQYHQSNNHHSSYGHRPSQYIVATAPGGSKPYGDGDVRTKTKSGFTNRIVLTLVLIVCYFSLSIGLTFYQRHLLQHFKLPLFVVLYHLVIKLMLSAVVRAVLRCVTRKPRILLDWRTSVRKILPTGLASGIDISFSNWGLELVKISLYTMTKSTTIVFILIFAILLKLEKKSWSLAAIVVMISGGLFMFTYKSTQFDALGFSFLLFASLSSGIRWTFAQLIMQKSKLGLHNPIDMIFHMQPWMILSVLPFTIGFEGRKLVEGFQMVQQLPSSIVVDMWLKISIGAFIAFAMEVSEFMVLTNTSSLTLSVAGIFKEICQLVLAVELNDEHLSTVNVLGLVMCLGGICCHVVHKFLTYRDESSKSSLSSLDKSAGGYIEDHDDEDDDMHQSGALGSSKNGVLKFGNGGTSSGGGGIGGVGTGGSAGARYKGGQYRPLLVNDTRDADDSDHLVVENRNYLSDDSEQEENGTQDVLFDILKRRER; the protein is encoded by the exons ATGGTCAACATCAAGTATGAACGAGTAAAGCAAACGATCGATCAGGAAGGTATCCCGGAGGAAGAAATTGAGCTTGAAACAAACCGGCGAGGAAGTTCCGAACATCGGCAACAGGATGCCTTGCAGTACCACCAAAGTAACAATCATCACTCCAGCTACGGACACCGCCCGAGTCAGTACATCGTCGCAACGGCACCCGGTGGCAGTAAGCCCTACGGCGATGGTGATGTACGCACCAAAACGAAAAGCGGATTCACCAACCGGATCGTCCTAACCCTCGTGCTGATCGTATGCTACTTTTCACTTTCGATCGGACTTACCTTCTATCAGCGGCATCTGTTGCAACACTTTAAGCTACCACTGTTTGTGGTACTGTACCATTTGGTGATTAAACTGATGCTGTCGGCCGTCGTCCGGGCTGTGTTGCGGTGCGTAACGCGGAAACCACGCATCCTGCTCGATTGGCGAACGTCCGTGCGGAAAATTCTGCCCACTGGGTTGGCCAGCGGGATCGATATTAGCTTCTCCAACTGGGGTCTTGAGCTGGTGAAAATATCACT GTACACTATGACCAAATCGACAACCATCGTCTTCATATTGATATTTGCCATACTGCTGAAGCTTGAGAAGAAG AGTTGGTCTCTGGCGGCGATCGTCGTTATGATCTCGGGCGGTCTCTTCATGTTCACGTACAAGTCGACCCAGTTTGATGCGCTCGGATTCTCCTTCCTGCTGTTTGCATCCCTCTCGAGCGGTATCCGCTGGACGTTTGCTCAACTCATCATGCAAAAGTCGAAGCTCGGTCTGCACAATCCGATCGATATGATATTTCACATGCAACCGTGGATGATACTGTCTGTACTGCCGTTTACGATTGGATTTGAAG GACGTAAGCTAGTGGAAGGGTTCCAGATGGTACAGCAGCTGCCATCGAGCATTGTGGTCGATATGTGGTTAAAAATTTCTATCGGTGCGTTCATCGCGTTCGCCATGGAGGTGAGCGAATTTATGGTGCTCACCAACACCTCTAGTCTTACGCTGTCGGTAGCGGGCATATTTAAG GAAATTTGTCAACTGGTACTTGCTGTCGAGCTGAACGACGAGCATCTCAGCACCGTAAACGTGCTTGGGTTGGTCATGTGTCTGGGCGGCATCTGTTGCCACGTGGTCCACAAATTCCTAACGTACCGCGACGAATCGTCCAAATCTTCGTTATCGTCGCTGGATAAGTCTGCCGGTGGCTACATCGAGGATCACGACGATGAGGACGACGATATGCACCAGTCCGGTGCGTTGGGCAGCAGTAAAAATGGTGTACTAAAGTTCGGTAACGGTGGCACCAgtagtggcggtggtggtatcGGCGGAGTAGGCACTGGCGGTAGTGCTGGAGCTCGATACAAAGGTGGCCAGTACAGGCCGCTGCTAGTCAATGATACGCGCGATGCGGACGATTCGGACCatctggtggtggaaaaccgGAACTACCTGTCGGACGATAGTGAGCAGGAGGAAAATGGTACGCAGGACGTACTGTTCGACATACTTAAACGCCGCGAGCGATAG
- the LOC126562894 gene encoding translin has protein sequence MQNNVKNIFDSFNDYLVKEQELRTEIRDIVRDIDQAAKEAAIVLQIIHSSMTGVPEACAKARTIFDTCRENYGKLAALIPAGQYYRYHDHWHYMTQRIVFLIALTIYLEKGFLVNRETAAEILGLTIDQKQGFHLDIEDYLVGILQLASELSRYAVNSVILGDYERPLMISKFVADLNSGFRLLNLKNDGLRKRFDALKYDVKKIEEIVYDISIRGLRTETAAVAPSAASAEPSSVEEAKQT, from the exons ATGCAGAATAACGTTAAAAACATATTCGACAGCTTCAACGATTATCTTGTAAAGGAGCAAGAGTTGCGTACG GAAATACGTGACATCGTTCGCGACATTGATCAGGCAGCGAAGGAAGCGGCCATCGTGCTGCAAATTATACACAGCAGTATGACCGGAGTACCGGAGGCCTGTGCTAAAGCACGCACTATATTCGATACCTGCCGCGAAAACTATGGGAAGCTGGCGGCACTCATACCGGCCGGACAGTACTACCGGTATCACGACCATTGGCACTACATGACGCAGCGTATCGTGTTTCTAATCGCACTCACGATTTATCTCGAGAAAGGATTTCTCGTTAATCGAGAAACGGCGGCCGAAATTCTTGGAC TAACTATTGACCAAAAGCAAGGATTCCATCTCGATATTGAGGATTACCTAGTGGGCATTCTACAACTCGCTTCGGAGCTG AGCCGCTATGCCGTCAACTCCGTCATTTTGGGTGACTACGAACGGCCGCTCATGATCTCAAAGTTTGTTGCCGACCTCAACTCAGGCTTCCGGCTGTTGAATCTCAAGAATGATGGACTTCGTAAGCGCTTCGATGCGCTCAAGTACGACGTGAAGAAGATTGAGGAAATCGTGTACGACATAAGCATCAGAGGATTGCGTACCGAAACGGCAGCTGTGGCACCATCGGCTGCTTCCGCCGAACCGTCGTCCGTAGaggaagcgaaacaaacaTAA